The sequence TGGCCTCGCCCGGCGTGATCCAGCGCTGCTGAGCGGCAGCCTCACCCTGCAGCTGGGGCAGCTCTTGCTGCTACTCACCAGTGAAGTAGCTGGGGAGCAGAACCTCTCGCCGAGTGACGCCTTCGAGGCCCTCTGCGACACCCCTCCCCACGCCATCGGACGCCGGCTCAAACAGGTGCTCAGCGATGTGGAGCACGCCAAGGCTGCCCTCCAACGCAAGGAGCAACTGCACCTCAGTGGCCGGGTGAGCTGGGAAGCGCCAGAACCGCTTGAAGAACTCGAAAAAGGCGAAAACTGGCTGAAGCACCGCGAGCGAATGGGGGCGCTGCAAAACGTCCCGCGGGACTTCCACCCCGGGATCTGGAGCCTGCTGCACCACTGCCGCGGCCTGGTCATCGGCGACAAGCTCGAACGCCGCAACCGTCTGGAGAGCGCGCCACTGCTCAAAGAGAAAACCCCCGGCGAGCGCAACTTCGCCGTTCACGTGGAGCACTTGATCAGCAAGATCGAAGCGCCTGAATACCGGCGCCTCTGCATCGAGACCCTGGTGACCCTGATTGCCTTTGTCGATGCCAACCCAGAGGTCAGCGTCGATGACGACCTCGTTCTGGATGTGGTGATTGGCCACGCCGTTCGGGTCGGTTGGCAACAGCGCCACCCCGACTCCGACCCCTCTGACTACGGCAGCCACAAAGGCGATGCCTGGGAGGAGTTCTACCGCTCGTCCCCCGCAGACTGCCGCCGCTGGCAACTGCTGGCCCTCAAGGAACTCGCTGAGATGGCCTGAGCTAGATCGGCTCCGGCAGGGTCATGCAGATGTTGGCCTGCTCAACGCACTGCTCAATCAGATCGGCCAACAGCAAGGCACGCGAGGCCTGAGGGCCATCCACGGCGGGCAGCTCCTCGCCGCGCACGCACTGGAGGAAGTGCTCGAGCTCAGCCACCAGGGGATCCACCGGGGAAGTACTGACCTCTTCGATAAAGCCGTCGTTGCGGTAGAGCAATTCGCCGTGGTCAGCACTGAAGGACTGGTGGGTGCGCCGGTGGATCTGCAGGCTGCGGTTGAGGAAATCCGTTTCCACCAGGGCACTGCGGCAGTGGGCTGAGAGGCTGCGGATCTTGCGGTGGGCCATCTTGCTGGCCGTCAGGCTGGCGACGACACCATTGGCAAAGCCCAAGGTGGCATTGACGTAATCGATTGGACCATCGGCGCTGCGGCCGCCGGCGGCGGCAAGGCGCACCACGGGCGCCTGGGCCAGCTCAAGCACCAGATCGATGTCGTGGATCATCAGGTCCAGCACCACGGACACGTCGTTGGCACGGTCCGGATTGGGGCTGTGGCGGCGGGCCTCCAGCACCACCACCTCTTCTCCCGCCACCACCTTCACCAACTCGCGGAAGGCCGGGTTAAAGCGCTCGATGTGACCCACCTGCAGCAGACGGCCGGCTGCTTTGGCGGCTCGAATCAAATCGGACGCCTCGTCTTGCGTCGCCGCGATCGGCTTCTCGATCAGGACGTGGACCCCAGCGTCAAAGCAGGCCATCCCCACCCGGTGATGAACCAGGGTCGGCACCGCGATGCAGACCGCTTCGACTTCTTTGAGCAGCTCGGCGTAGTCGGCAAACCAGCGGCAACCGAACTGCTCAACCGCCAGCTGACCGCGCTTGGGATCAGGATCTGCGACTCCAACCAGCTCGGCATCCTTGAGCAGGCTGAGCACCCGAGCATGGTGCCAACCCATATTTCCGATTCCGATCACTCCAACGCGGACTGGCTTCATGGCGTTGGAATTCCGGCGCAGCAATTATCAGGGATCAGAGGTCGTCTTCGCTGGCGGGTTCAGCCAAACGGCGACTGATCTCTACACGGTGAATCCGAGGGCCATCCATCGCCAAGACCTCGAACTGGTGCCCCTTCCAAAAGACGCTCTCCCCAGGTGAGGGGATGTGCTGCAGACGCTCCAGCAGGAAGCCCGCAAGGGTGTGATGTTCGTCGGATTCCGGCAACTGAAGGTTGAGCTCACGGTTGAGCTCATAGATCTCCAAATCTCCGGCCACGAGCCAGCTGTGGTCCTGGAGCTGCTGGAGATCCTCCTCGGGATTCTCGGGATCCTCTTCCTCACCGACGATCTCGCTGGTGAAGTCGGAGATCGTCACCAGGCCTTCGGTCCCGCCGTGCTCATCCACCACCAACAGCAGCGGTTGACCGCTGCGAATCAAAGGCAGCAATTCCGCCACCGGGGTGGTCTCTTGCACCTTGGTCACCGGGGTGACGTAGGGAGCCAAGGGTGAATCGCGCTGCAGCAGGCCCTTGGCGATCGGCTCAGCCAGGCGGCGCAGGTCAAGAACCCCACGCACGTCATCGAGGGAACTACCCAAGACGGGGAAACGGGCGTGATGGGTCGTGTGGACCGCCTCCATCAATTCGCCAAAACGGACCTCCAGCGGCAGGGTGACCATCCCTGAGCGGGGCACCATCACCTCCCTGACCTGGGTGTCACGCAGCGAAAAGAGCCCCTCCAACATGTCCCGTTCATCGGGCATCAAGCCCGTGACGCTGTTGGACTCAATCAACGTCTCGAGCTCACCGGCGGAGAGGGCTGGGACCAACTGATCCCAGTTGCGGGGCAACCCCAACAGCCGCAGCACCCCATCACCCAGGCGTTCGACCACCGCCAAAAACGGTGCCAGGGTGCGAATCAGGTTCTCCAGCACCGGAGCCAGCCGCAGCGCAGTGGCCTCAGGGCGATGCAAGACCCAGGCCTTGGGCACCAAACCACCCAGCAGGGTGGCCAGCAGCACCAGCACGGCAAACACCGCGATGTCCCACCAGACCTGATGGCTGGAGGCTGCAGAAAGCCGTTCCGCCAGAGCGCGACCGCTCCAGCCCAAGGCCAACAGCGCCATCGCCATGCCGAGCTGCGTCGCCACCAGAGCCCGGCGCAAGCGACGCTGCAGGCGGGCGACGGCGGTTGCCCCGGCATGACCGTCCTCCTCCAGCAACTGCACCCGGGTCGGACGCAGACGAATCAGAGCAAACTCGGACGCCGCGAAGAAGGCCAGCAGGATCAGCAGGGCCGCCGGAGCCAGGAATCGCATCGCCAAGGAGTGGGGGTCGCGAGGATCGAACTCGCCTAAGGCGGATTATGAGTCCGCTGCATTCACCAGATTGCTAGACCCCCAGCGGGTGTGGTTTACCACAGGCCACGCACGGGTGTTACAGCAGGCTCAATCGGCGTGCTGGAGAGGCCGCAGCCGCCCTGGGACAACCCCTGGCAGAAGCCGTTGGAAACATCGGCTGTGCGCCAAGGCAATGGGTTGCTCTGCTGATCCAAGAGCACTTGATAGGTGTTCTCAACCGCTGAGCCGTCCCAAACGATCGTCTGATCGGGGAAGCCCAGGCCCATCACCCGATTGCCTTCGCGGCCGCCCATGGCAATGCCGAGAACGTCAGTGATCTGATTGATCACGCTCACCCCACGGGCGTAGGGGGCGGTGTAGCTGAAGAAGCGCTGCTCCATCAGCTCAGACGTCGTCGTCAAAGGAGCGCAGCGACTCACTTCCACCAAGGGCGAACCATCCAGGGGTGCCTCAATGCTGGTGCGGCAAACCACTGGCCCCGCCGAAGCAGTGGGGATGGTCCAAGCAGCAAGACCAGCAGCGATGGCAAGCGAGCGGAGCAACTGCATCCCCTGGGGCCGTGAGCTCTAGGCGCAAACTAGACAGACCGAGAGCCAGACGCCAGCGGAGTGACGACAACCATTTCCCTGCCTGCCACCAGCACCGAACAGCGGCAGCTGCTGCTGGAGCTGCTCGCCACGCGGGCCTACCGCCACGGCAACTTCACCCTGGCCTCCGGGCGCACCAGCAGTCACTACGTCAACTGCAAACCCGTCAGCCTCAGTGGCCTCGGCCTGGCGCTGCTGTCGGCGCAAATGCTGGACCTGGTGGAGCCCGGCGCCGTGGCCGTCGCGGGCCTCACCCTCGGCGCCGATCCCCTGGTCAGTGGCGTCGCCCAAGCCGCGGCCTTGGCCGGACAGGCGCTGGATGCACTGATCGTCCGCAAAGAGGCCAAGGGCCATGGCACCGGTGCCTGGCTGGAGGGGCCCCTCCCCGAACCCGGTAGCCGCATCACCGTCCTTGAAGACGTCGTCACCACCGGTGGCTCATCCCTGAAAGCCGTCAAACAACTGCGGGAAGCGGGTTACGTGGTCGAGCGCGTCGTGACCATCGTCGATCGCCAAGAAGGTGGTCTGGCCGCCATGCAAGAGGCCGGCCTGGAGCTGCGCAGCCTGTTCCAACTCGATGAAGTCGCTGCCGCACACCAGGCATGAGCGCTGCCAGCCGCTGGGCCACCCCCGTCAGCTTGATCCGCCTA is a genomic window of Synechococcus sp. A10-1-5-1 containing:
- the pyrE gene encoding orotate phosphoribosyltransferase, which codes for MTTTISLPATSTEQRQLLLELLATRAYRHGNFTLASGRTSSHYVNCKPVSLSGLGLALLSAQMLDLVEPGAVAVAGLTLGADPLVSGVAQAAALAGQALDALIVRKEAKGHGTGAWLEGPLPEPGSRITVLEDVVTTGGSSLKAVKQLREAGYVVERVVTIVDRQEGGLAAMQEAGLELRSLFQLDEVAAAHQA
- a CDS encoding Occludin/ELL family protein, with translation MQLLRSLAIAAGLAAWTIPTASAGPVVCRTSIEAPLDGSPLVEVSRCAPLTTTSELMEQRFFSYTAPYARGVSVINQITDVLGIAMGGREGNRVMGLGFPDQTIVWDGSAVENTYQVLLDQQSNPLPWRTADVSNGFCQGLSQGGCGLSSTPIEPAVTPVRGLW
- a CDS encoding Gfo/Idh/MocA family protein, yielding MKPVRVGVIGIGNMGWHHARVLSLLKDAELVGVADPDPKRGQLAVEQFGCRWFADYAELLKEVEAVCIAVPTLVHHRVGMACFDAGVHVLIEKPIAATQDEASDLIRAAKAAGRLLQVGHIERFNPAFRELVKVVAGEEVVVLEARRHSPNPDRANDVSVVLDLMIHDIDLVLELAQAPVVRLAAAGGRSADGPIDYVNATLGFANGVVASLTASKMAHRKIRSLSAHCRSALVETDFLNRSLQIHRRTHQSFSADHGELLYRNDGFIEEVSTSPVDPLVAELEHFLQCVRGEELPAVDGPQASRALLLADLIEQCVEQANICMTLPEPI
- a CDS encoding hemolysin family protein yields the protein MRFLAPAALLILLAFFAASEFALIRLRPTRVQLLEEDGHAGATAVARLQRRLRRALVATQLGMAMALLALGWSGRALAERLSAASSHQVWWDIAVFAVLVLLATLLGGLVPKAWVLHRPEATALRLAPVLENLIRTLAPFLAVVERLGDGVLRLLGLPRNWDQLVPALSAGELETLIESNSVTGLMPDERDMLEGLFSLRDTQVREVMVPRSGMVTLPLEVRFGELMEAVHTTHHARFPVLGSSLDDVRGVLDLRRLAEPIAKGLLQRDSPLAPYVTPVTKVQETTPVAELLPLIRSGQPLLLVVDEHGGTEGLVTISDFTSEIVGEEEDPENPEEDLQQLQDHSWLVAGDLEIYELNRELNLQLPESDEHHTLAGFLLERLQHIPSPGESVFWKGHQFEVLAMDGPRIHRVEISRRLAEPASEDDL